The sequence CAGCGTGGTCGCCCGTGGGCTGGTGCCCTTCGCCCTCGGCACCGACACCGCCGGCTCCGGACGCGTACCGGCCGGGTTCAACAACATAGTCGGGCTGAAACCCACCAAGGGCTGGCTGCCCAACACCGGCCTGGTGCCGGCCTGCCGCACCATCGACTGCATCTCGGTGTTCGCCCTGACCGTGGCCGATGCCGAGGCCGTGGCGCGCATCAGTGGCGGCTTCGATGCCCGCGATCCCTACTCCCGACAGAACCCCAACAGCGCGCCGGTGGGCCTGCCCGCCGCAGCGAAGCTGGCGGTGCCGGACGTACTGGAATTCTTCGGCGACGAGCAGACCCGAGCCGTGTTCGAAGCGGCCCTGGAACGCCTGCGCGGCCTCGGCGCCGAGATCACCCCGATCGACTTCAGCCCCTTCCGCCAACTGGCCGAGCAGCTCTACCAGGGCCCCTGGGTGGCCGAGCGCACGGTGGCCGCCGGCGCCATCTTCAGCGACCAGCCCGAGACCATGGACCCGGTGGTGCGCGGCATCCTGGCCAAGGGCCCGGACTACAGCGCCTGCGACGCCTACCGCGCCGAGTACCTGCGCGCCGAACTGGCGCGACGCATCAACGACGCCCTCGCGCCCTTCGACGCCCTGGTGGTGCCCACCTCCCCCACCATCCGCCGCATCGCCGAAATGGCCGAGGAGCCGGTGCGCTACAACGCCCAGTTCGGCACCTACACCAACTTCACCAACTTCGCCGACCTCAGCGCCCTGGCCCTGCCTGCCGGCTTGCGCGCCGACGGGCTGCCGGCAGGCATCACCCTGCTCGCCCCGGCCTGGCACGACGCCGCCCTCGCCGAATTCGGCAAGCGCTGGCAGGCCGCCCTCGACCTGCCCCTGGGCGCCACCGGCCGCGCCCTGCCGCCCCAGGCAAGCGCCGCGCAAGCGCCCGGCTGCGTGCGGGTCGCGGTGGTGGGCGCACACCTCACCGGCATGCCGCTGAATTTCCAGCTCACCCAGCGCAACGCCGTGCTGGTGGAGCAAACCCGTACCGCCGCCGACTACCGCCTCTTCGCCCTGCCCGGCACGGTGCCGCCCAAGCCGGGCCTGGCCCGCAGCCAGGGCGGCGCGCCGCTGATCGTCGAGCTCTGGGATATTCCCCTGGCGCGCTTCGGCGAGTTCGTCGCGGAAATCCCGCCGCCGCTGGGCATCGGCAACCTGCAACTGGAAGACGGCCGCTGGGTTAAGGGCTTCATCTGCGAGCCCTATGCCCTGGAAGGCGCCCGCGACATCACCGGCTTCGGCGGCTGGCGCGCCTTCATTGCCAGCCAGGCGCGCTGAGGCCATGGAGCTCGCCAGCCCCCGCAGTACGCACCAGGAACGCCCCGACAGCCTCGCCGGGCGCATCTACGCCCGGCTCAAGGCCGACATCTGCGAGTTCCGCCTGCTGCCCGGCGACCGTTTCAGCGAAGGCGACGTGGCCGAACGCATGGCCGCCAGCCGCACGCCGGTGCGCCAGGCCCTGCACCGCCTGGAGCGCGAAGGCTACCTGGAGGTGCGGTTTCGCAGCGGCTGGCAGGTGAAGGCCTTCGACTTCGACCATTTCGAGGAGCTCTACGAGTTGCGCATCGTCCTCGAACTGGAGGCGGTACGGCGCCACTGCACGCGCCCCACCGAGGAGCAACCCGAAGCACTGCAACGGCTCAGTCGCACCTGGATAGTGCAACCGCAACTGGACGACGGCTTCGAGGTGTCGCGACTGGACGAGGATTTTCACTGCAACCTGGTGGAAGCCGCCGGCAATCGCGAGATGGCCCGTATCCACCGGGAAGTCAGCGAAAAGATCCGCATCATCCGCCGCCTCGACTTCACCCAGGCCCCCCGCATCGATGCCACCTACGCCGAACACGGGGCGATTCTGCGGGCCATCGCCGAGCGTCGCTGCGAAGAGGCACAGCAATTGCTGAGGACCCATATCGAAACCAGCAAGGCCGAAGTACGCAAGATCACCCTGCACATGTTGCACAGCGCTCGGCAGAGACCGCAGCCCGCCCAAGGGTGACGAGGAAGACCCTTTGAAAACTGCCCGGACAACAGACCAATAAACGCAGTGACTTCAAATACTCGAGAGAATGGAGACCGCCCCATGCAACGTCGCAGCCTGATCAAGGCCTTCACCCTTTCCGCATCCATCGCCGCCATGGGCATGTCCTGGACGATCCAGGCGGCCGAGACCATCAAGGTCGGCATCCTGCACTCCCTCTCCGGCACCATGGCGATCTCCGAGACCTCGCTCAAAGACATGGCGCTGATGACCATCGACGAGATCAACGCCAAGGGCGGGGTCAACGGCAAGCAACTGGAAGCGGTGGTGGTGGACCCGGCCTCCAACTGGCCGCTGTTCGCCGAAAAGGCCCGCCAACTGCTGACCAAGGACAAGGTGGACGTAGTCTTCGGCTGCTGGACCTCGGTGTCGCGCAAGTCCGTGCTGCCGGTGTTCGAGGAACTCAACGGCCTGCTCTTCTACCCGGTGCAGTACGAGGGTGAGGAACTCTCGCCGAACGTCTTCTACACCGGCGCCGCGCCGAACCAGCAGGCCATCCCGGCGGTGGAATACCTGATGAGCGAAGACGGCGGCAGCGCCAAGCGCTTCTTCCTGCTGGGCACCGACTACGTCTACCCGCGCACCACCAACAAGATCCTGCGCAGCTTCCTGCACAGCAAGGGCGTCGCCGACAAGGACATCGAAGAGGTCTACACCCCCTTCGGCCACAGCGACTACCAGACCATCGTCGCCAACATCAAGAAGTTCTCCGCCGGCGGCAAGACCGCGGTGATCTCCACCGTCAACGGCGACTCCAACGTGCCCTTCTACAAGGAACTGGCCAACCAGGGCCTGGAAGCCACCGACGTGCCGGTGGTGGCCTTCTC is a genomic window of Pseudomonas resinovorans NBRC 106553 containing:
- the atzF gene encoding allophanate hydrolase yields the protein MSDALTAFTLADWQQAYRDQLQPADLLHALRQRLSVDDNAWIALASAQQLDDQLGELAALLASVEGNRERLPLYGVPFAIKDNIDAAGWTTTAACPAFAYAASEDATVVARLRAAGAILIGKTNLDQFATGLVGTRSPYGAVANAFDPAYVSGGSSSGSASVVARGLVPFALGTDTAGSGRVPAGFNNIVGLKPTKGWLPNTGLVPACRTIDCISVFALTVADAEAVARISGGFDARDPYSRQNPNSAPVGLPAAAKLAVPDVLEFFGDEQTRAVFEAALERLRGLGAEITPIDFSPFRQLAEQLYQGPWVAERTVAAGAIFSDQPETMDPVVRGILAKGPDYSACDAYRAEYLRAELARRINDALAPFDALVVPTSPTIRRIAEMAEEPVRYNAQFGTYTNFTNFADLSALALPAGLRADGLPAGITLLAPAWHDAALAEFGKRWQAALDLPLGATGRALPPQASAAQAPGCVRVAVVGAHLTGMPLNFQLTQRNAVLVEQTRTAADYRLFALPGTVPPKPGLARSQGGAPLIVELWDIPLARFGEFVAEIPPPLGIGNLQLEDGRWVKGFICEPYALEGARDITGFGGWRAFIASQAR
- a CDS encoding GntR family transcriptional regulator: MELASPRSTHQERPDSLAGRIYARLKADICEFRLLPGDRFSEGDVAERMAASRTPVRQALHRLEREGYLEVRFRSGWQVKAFDFDHFEELYELRIVLELEAVRRHCTRPTEEQPEALQRLSRTWIVQPQLDDGFEVSRLDEDFHCNLVEAAGNREMARIHREVSEKIRIIRRLDFTQAPRIDATYAEHGAILRAIAERRCEEAQQLLRTHIETSKAEVRKITLHMLHSARQRPQPAQG
- the urtA gene encoding urea ABC transporter substrate-binding protein, with translation MQRRSLIKAFTLSASIAAMGMSWTIQAAETIKVGILHSLSGTMAISETSLKDMALMTIDEINAKGGVNGKQLEAVVVDPASNWPLFAEKARQLLTKDKVDVVFGCWTSVSRKSVLPVFEELNGLLFYPVQYEGEELSPNVFYTGAAPNQQAIPAVEYLMSEDGGSAKRFFLLGTDYVYPRTTNKILRSFLHSKGVADKDIEEVYTPFGHSDYQTIVANIKKFSAGGKTAVISTVNGDSNVPFYKELANQGLEATDVPVVAFSVGEEELRGIDTKPLVGHLAAWNYFESVDNPVNGKFVEQWKAYAKAKNLPNYQTAVTNDPMEATYVGINMWAQAVEKAGTTDVDKVREALAGQTFAAPSGYTLTMDKTNHHLHKPVMIGEIQDDGQFSVVWQTEGPLRAQPWSPFIDGNDKKPDYAVKSN